The Diabrotica undecimpunctata isolate CICGRU chromosome 3, icDiaUnde3, whole genome shotgun sequence genome includes the window ttattttgtatgctgcgtTCAACAGCGCGATTCCAcagtagtttccacattctaactggtctccttttttgtgtaatggtaCAATATTGCCGCCATTACATTCCGCTGGTAACTGCTTATTCAACCGTATCTTTGTTATCAGGtcatgtattgtttttagtaatGCGTCTCCCCTTCCTTCAGTAGCtacgatgctatttgatccgatcaTAAGAAAAGTGACGAAAAACATGTTCAGCAAGTCATcaaacataataaataaaaaaattctggAAGTTAATCTCGCATCAGAAGTGTTATTATAAGATATAGACAATCTAGTATCTCTTTCTAGTTAAAGACATTTTAGGGTAAATTTAATTTAAAGCATAAAAGCTGAAAAAGGACACAAGCAGTTATTCTTGAGCAATGACAGTTGTTTGCTTGTTTGGCATGAAATTTTTCAGATTCATACATAGACATTGTTGTTTGTTGACATTGTGATCAAAAAAGAGGTTTAATTCTTTGTAAGTAGGTATACTTAAAAaacccttagaagggctacattaaaataacaaacgttttcggaataataattccatcatcaggttaaaagcaggttaacatgtctgagccaccaaaatattagggtaaaaccctttacagaagttaaagttgccaaaaaatgtacatattgttgttaaaaatgaaggatgtttaagattttattagatttaacttcaggcaacatataaccatgcctcacgtgagtaccagcgtccggagggtagacctcttcaaacggacttgcCAGCTGAAATAACAATGAAATACCTGTTTTCAGGTCACAACTTTTTGCTAAATTTAGTCTGTCCTTAAATTACAACAGGTATATACCACACAAATGAAAAAAGAtaacaaatgaaatagttttacatcaaatgaaaaagagcacagaaataaaaaaaaccataaaaaatgGAAAGTTATAATATTTCagccatgtaatgagacatccaaagaggtataaccttctatgCCTCATAATACAGGACAAGAGGAAGAAGAGGCCCAAGCCAGAGAAGAAAATTCCTGGCTCTGAAATCTCAGAGAGTGGTATTAAGAGAAATCCGCTAATTTATTTCAAGTTGccgtaaacaaaattattattgccaatatgatcacCAACATTGGATAATAGGATagggtactaaaagaagaagatatatcaCAGAAGACCATGTGGTAGCTATAATATGTGTATAAGTAACtaaataacttattttattttccaaaatagTTTATTAACTTTTCAATTTCcgcttcggaaattgttctcaaaatacaaacagtagtaaattaaaaaaaattgtttttttgttactgcAATGGGGTATAATTAACCTTCTCTGATAACttgttaaacaatctttaaatgatttactatggaatcactaataggagaattttactgttatcatggcatgtgtttgtctttttaaagacgaattacatgctatgcccaacaccgaaaggtacaaatgggtctactgattaagtaaagtattacatgctatgatttttttctgatggatattctcaagttaaagttgatttcatgtaattgaataaactatcttacaagtaaagtcgtcccaggaatgcaactcaacaaaaatggcaatatcattttaaagttatctactttaaaatgtataatgtatgtctgaattgtcaatataaatgagtcagataaaattagaagaatttttcaccaagtaacaaaaaaacaaatttaatttactaatgtttgtattttgggaacgaaTGTACAGTTGCTGTAACTTTCTGACTAGGGTCTGGTGTAAGATTTTAGGTCGCGCAAGTACCCCTAACATGACAACGATCAATTACGTAGCCGGGACcaacggctttacgtgccctccggaGCATGGTGGTGgatcagttaaattagaaattgaaaaatttgtcTGTGCCAGCAATAGAACCTGAGTGCTCTAGTTTGTTAATCCAGTAACTTTGCCTGTGAGCTATGGTTGTGATAGTCAATAATTATGATAAACTGAATAAAACACCTACCTCTTACATCTAAACATCTCAGTAAGTCTGAAAAAAATCAATATCATCCTCAATTTATGAAAAATCTTAAACTTTGATATGGTTGTCTGAAATATTAGGTTTTGGGGGCTGTTCTAATAATGAATAACACAGTCTaattaatagtaaaattcaatGCACAGTAAAATTAATATAGTTTAACCTAAGCTTTACGAGCAAGTGCATAGTATGATTCTCTAGTTTCGGCTGTCAGTGTCCTCCATAAACTTCCCAAACGAACAGATATTCTTTTATAATCTTCTTCTGGATGCTCAATTATTAATTTCTTCCTCCAATCCTTGCAAAATAATATAAATGGGTTAGGTCGTTCAGTTTTACTCTTTTCATTAACATTTGAATCATTTTGCTTATGTTTAATTGGCATAGAATTttcgttttcattatttttgtagttatcCTCATGAAAACTTCTAATCATACCTTGTACATGAGTATAAATTGTTGGTTTTTTTATCAATTGCGTCTGACTACTTGTCTTATCATTTAACAATTCTTTATTATCATCTATGACTATAATTggcttttctatattttttggttCGGAAGACTctacttttattttcttttgtgttGGTTCATTTGTAGGCTCATCCAAACTAAGTGGCCTAGGCTTTTTAATGGGCGTCAATGTTGGATGTGTGTTTAAAATTGTATATTTCACTGGTTTATTTACATGTGTATTTGAGGAATTCTCTTGCCCTCTCATTTTAACAGCTGATAAACCTTTGACTCGAAACATTTCACCTAACGCTAATACAGCATGTAAATCTTCATCCACTACTTTTACTTCTCCGTGATAAATAAATTCAATTATCTTCTTTAAATGTGAAAATGAGATATCCGAGAACTTGATAATAGGATGATGAACTTCACTTATATTTGTAAATACATTCATAAAAAAATCACTGCA containing:
- the LOC140436448 gene encoding uncharacterized protein, yielding MSSSKNSKGEQYHLRWNNFLQNMVQIFSDLKHEGQLVDVTLMCEEQPIKAHKIVLAACSDFFMNVFTNISEVHHPIIKFSDISFSHLKKIIEFIYHGEVKVVDEDLHAVLALGEMFRVKGLSAVKMRGQENSSNTHVNKPVKYTILNTHPTLTPIKKPRPLSLDEPTNEPTQKKIKVESSEPKNIEKPIIVIDDNKELLNDKTSSQTQLIKKPTIYTHVQGMIRSFHEDNYKNNENENSMPIKHKQNDSNVNEKSKTERPNPFILFCKDWRKKLIIEHPEEDYKRISVRLGSLWRTLTAETRESYYALARKA